The segment CGCAACTCGCTGGTTCAGGAGTATGGGGACCGCCACGCGATGTTGATGCCGCTGTTGCGGTTTTGCGCGAAGCGGTAGCACTTGGCATCAATCACATCGATACCAGCGACTTCTATGGTCCGCACATCACCAATCAGATCATTCGCCAGGCACTTCACCCCTATCCAAAAAATTTGGTGATTGTCACCAAAGTAGGGGCGCGGCGTCCTGAGGATAAGTCGTGGCAACCTGCCTACTCACCACAAGAGCTGACCGCCGCCGTTCACGATAACCTGCAAAATCTTGGTCTTGAGGTGATGGACATCGTGAATCTCAGAGCCTGGGGTGCAGGTGATCACGGCAGCGGCGTCTCTGAAGGCTTGATCGCAGAACCTCTCAGCACACTGATTGACTTGAAGCGGCAGGGACTCATTCGCCACATCGGACTGAGCAACATCAGTGCCCAGCAGTTCGAGGAAGCTCAGGCGATGACTGAGATTGTTTGTGTCCAGAACCAGTACAACTTGGCGCACCGCGAAGATGACGCTTTCATCGACGACTTGGCACAGCGCGGCGTGGCATACGTTCCTTTCTTTCCGCTCGGCGGGTTCACGCCGTTGCAGTCGTCCAAGCTCGAAGCTGCTGCAATTGGTTTTCGCTACGGAGCTGCTGCTCATGACCGTCCAAGGTCTCGTGGATCTTGCCCTGTTGCACTTCCCCATATTCAGACAAGCCGGGTTTGACGACCTCGCTGAATGGCTTTCCAGAAAGGCGCTCAATCTCTTGGGCTTTTTCCTGAATCTTCTGGACTGCCCGAGCAGATAACCCTTCTACGGATTGACCATCAAGAACTTTCTGAATTGACTCATAGTAGTCTTTCGGAATCTGATAGTACGAGCTGTCTCTGCCAAAATACTCGTACTTGGCCATGTGGTCCAGAACATGGTCAAGGTTCTTGCTGGCTCCGTTGATGAATTTGGATTGGACCTGGAGCCCATCGATCAGGTAATCCTCAGGCGCAGTGCGCCCGACCCCATCAAAGGTTGCGGTAGGTGATTGATGCTGCAAATAGTTGCGGGCATTGCGAATGCCAACTTCAACCTCTTGAGCAATTTCGCCATGTTTGGTTCGAGCGTTGCCCAAGATATGCTCAGGGCTACCGACGAACGCTTGAACTTTACTGATCTGCTCTACTGCCTGAGTGAAGGCAATATTTTGCTGTTGCAGGGCTTCGGTCAGCTGCTGAGCCTGTTGGGCATTGTCTGCAGCAACGACCCCGGCAATAACCTGGGTAGTCTGATGCACATTTTCTTTCATGGGTAGCCCTGGGCTAGCTCATTTTCTTGTTCAAGAGTTGAGATAGGGAGCGGATGTTATTGATCAGGGTGGCTAACTCATTCTTTAAGGCTTGACTGAACTGCCGGTAATCAGAGGGGGCGTTTTGCTTGAGGGTGAGCAGTTGTTCGAGCACTCCATCGGCGTGTTGCCGAGTGAGACCAATCAAGTTTGAAACTTCTTGTCCAACAGTTTTCAGCTTTGCTATCTCACCCCTGATTCTGGCGGCCTCCTCAAAAGCCTTTTGGGCACTTTTTTTGTTTTCACTGTCCATCCACACAGCGCTGCCTGCCAGGGCTAGCCCACCGATCGTCCAGCCGATCGGCCCAGTCATGGCTAGGAGCACCTGTCCTCCTGCCATTCCGCTACCACCAGCGGCTAGAGCACCGCCGCCTAACCAGGCCAGAGCTGCATTGGTTGCAGCTGCACCAGACAGTGTTGCAATAGCGGTGCCTGTGGAGGCAGTGCCGAAGGTCGTTGCAATAGCCATTGCAGCCGTCGGTCCAAGGGCAGCCACGCCAACACCAGCTACTATTCCTGCCCCTGCCCCTGAGTTGCCGAGGTTTGCCTTTTCTTTAGCTTGTGTTTCAATATCGCGAATAACTTGCGTAAATTTCTTGTACTCTATTTTGAACTCAGCTACCGATTTATCGAATTCCTTGGGCGAGTTCGATAGCGTATTAATGTAAGCTTCAGAAGCTTCTATGACTTGTTTAGATGTATTAACTCGAAGTCGATGCAGCTCTTCCGCTTGTTTTGTAACTTGTGCTGCTACCTTTTGATATTCTTGG is part of the Leptolyngbya sp. FACHB-261 genome and harbors:
- a CDS encoding oxidoreductase — encoded protein: MTVQKNLGGSFVLPNTSITLQRLGYGATQLAGSGVWGPPRDVDAAVAVLREAVALGINHIDTSDFYGPHITNQIIRQALHPYPKNLVIVTKVGARRPEDKSWQPAYSPQELTAAVHDNLQNLGLEVMDIVNLRAWGAGDHGSGVSEGLIAEPLSTLIDLKRQGLIRHIGLSNISAQQFEEAQAMTEIVCVQNQYNLAHREDDAFIDDLAQRGVAYVPFFPLGGFTPLQSSKLEAAAIGFRYGAAAHDRPRSRGSCPVALPHIQTSRV